In a single window of the Elaeis guineensis isolate ETL-2024a chromosome 8, EG11, whole genome shotgun sequence genome:
- the LOC105049691 gene encoding uncharacterized protein, whose translation MSASSMLPQKRPHPDSKPKLPALSETERILYELIRSKQNIGIWTADMKRETGLQTTVVTKTLKSLQNKNLIKDVVNIHNKARKIYMAMEFEPSKEISGGSWYSDGSLDIEFIRILREQCLKHIERLQIATMEAIYKSIQESRVFKVECTMQQIVEIVNAMVLDKEIEELKSTGIGDFSKVPSGKICYKSLKGREGPKIGALSSIPCGVCPRIGECTPDGIISPKTCVYYNKWLSLEF comes from the coding sequence ATGAGTGCTTCTTCAATGTTACCCCAAAAGCGACCACATCCTGACTCAAAGCCAAAACTTCCTGCGCTGTCTGAAACCGAGCGTATCCTCTATGAGTTGATTAGGAGCAAGCAAAACATTGGAATATGGACAGCTGACATGAAAAGAGAGACAGGTCTTCAAACCACTGTTGTCACCAAAACCCTCAAGTCTCTCCAAAACAAAAATCTTATAAAAGATGTTGTTAACATTCACAACAAGGCAAGAAAAATTTACATGGCTATGGAGTTCGAACCATCAAAAGAAATCTCGGGTGGTTCATGGTATTCAGATGGAAGTCTTGATATAGAATTCATTAGGATTCTAAGAGAGCAGTGTTTGAAGCATATTGAAAGACTCCAGATTGCCACTATGGAAGCTATATACAAATCCATCCAAGAATCGCGTGTATTCAAAGTTGAATGTACCATGCAGCAGATTGTGGAAATTGTTAATGCGATGGTTCTGGACAAGGAGATTGAGGAATTGAAGAGTACTGGGATAGGAGATTTTTCTAAAGTTCCATCCGGAAAGATTTGTTACAAGAGCTTGAAAGGTAGAGAAGGTCCGAAGATAGGTGCCTTATCATCAATTCCCTGTGGAGTTTGCCCTCGGATAGGTGAATGCACGCCAGATGGAATTATCTCACCAAAGACTTGTGTCTATTACAACAAATGGCTTAGCTTGGAATTTTAG